CATATGATGCCAGCATATTGAACATTCAAGGCAGAAAATTCAGAGTGGGTGCCATATGCCAGCTTTAGGCAGATTTGGCCCTCATCATCAACGGAACAGTCTGCTGCAGGTCATGCTACCCATAACAGAAAAGTGTTGGGTTGTCAACTATATAAGCAGATATAATTAGCTTGATTGGACAATATATTAATGGATTCTagtgataaatcaggtccagggTCACCAATAGCACCAGAAAGGCTGAGATAGAACTACATATAAAATAGTGAGATGTCACCTCTACTGTGATGTCACAGCTCTGAGTTTATATGCATGTGAAACATTTGCATATGAAAAGCAGAATTGCTCAGTGAAGGAGAAGGAATTATAAGCCTGTTAACCTTCCCTGTTTCATGTCACTGAGTTTAACAGCCAAATATTAGGAACATGACACATCTCtaaattaatgtaaatgtatctACTATTCAGGCACCTTACTGTACCAGCCTAATTAGCTTTTAGATGGCCCTGTATagattataattttatttgagAGTCAAtctatatagaataaaaaaaagcctttccaTGGCAGAGTTGTAAGATAAGTTGCCCATAGGTAATCAGTATGAAGCCGTAAAGAGAAGAGAGCACACTCCAACGTTTTATCCTATTTCTACAAGGATGTCATGGATCAAAGTTTTTGAGCATTATATGCAATTCTATGAACTTTATGATTGTTTCTTTATTAGTCAGTTATTCATCTTGAAACGTTTGATCCTGAATTACGCAgctatacattatttttagatacatattaaattgaaaatgtaataaagattgtTTGCCTTCAAGATCCCAGTCTTTCTTTTGACATTTGGTCATCCAGTAATTATACAAACCAACCTTATTCAAAGATCACAGACCCACTGGCAAATGTCAAGTCCTGACATTAGCATTCCAACAAAATTAAACCACACTAGGACTTCAACCAATCCTAGTACAATATATAATTTTGGCTTAAAGttatttattaagtttttttttaaatggttgcaCTGCCATTATGATTgaactgtttgtatctgtctgtcatgtgcaacccctgtTTTTTGGACAGTGtttcgtaatatgttggtgttggTATTATACAGGCAAcccctgtataatattaataataaaaaagatcaaatttttttacagaaaacctaCCCACTGTGGATTAATTTGTTGCAATGCATAGATAAATTGTTCTTGTGTTTGTAAGAGTTTCCACAAGTTCACCTTTttcttccagaaaaaaataaGGCATTTCAAAAGAGTAGGTACAGCAGCGAATGGAGTGGTGGGGAAGTGTTGGCCATTCATGGAAGGGGCTGACACGTGAAGAAAAATCGCCTTTACAATGCTTCTATTTAGCCTAATATGTTGGTAGAGTAtccaaatggaaacattttttagttacattttccctattttttccaTTGCAATGGAATGAACTTTGTTCTCTTTATGTCATACAAGGAAATTAAAGGTGTAGTGACAAAACAGCTGAACTGCTCCACCACCTTCAGTAGACAGGTTTCAAAGTGGTAGCAGATGCAGGCTTGTTTACTGGTTCCATCTGCTCCCCACATCCAGACACAAAGAAATATCACAGGGCATGCACCAGGtcaaggtaaaaacatttttggtccCAAATGAAAACAAGGGGATTACACAGGTTGTAAGCTTCTTTCCTGTGCTATAATGCCCTGCACACTGTGATAATGTCCTGGTTTGTATTACAAATGCCTGATAGATCATTCTCGTTCCATGGCTGAACATTCTACACGATcctgtttttatttatggtttcACTCTTTACTAtacataatgtattattttaacattcttgCATTTCCAGAACTTCCTTTTTGAATAAAgtgcatatttttgtttcatgGGCTGGGTAGATTAGCTACTACAATGCAGCATATGAGAGAATCATACCCCTTCTTTTATCACACAATGCAGCGTCCTGGCTCTATGGTAGTCCAACACATTCACCTAAACACTGCTGCAATCAGCATGTATTGCTAAGGAGCAAGAGTGCTGTTAATTAGATTAGTGTTTGGTGGTGGGGGAAGGGGACTTACTAAACCACTAGAGAACCAGGCTGCTGCTTTCTGCTAGCTTGCCTATATAATAGCAGCATAATGTATTTTAACGATAAACATTTGGCATGATTTATTTGGGCAAGCAGTCTTGCCCTTCCAGCACTATGCTCCCACTAGGGCCAGAACAcacatgcattacatttttatgtttttccatgTTTGCACCAGATTTCTCCAACATAcaggtagggtaattggcttctgtccaaaattggccttagattgtgttaatgacacatgactatttattattattattattattaataataataattaattattataataggcaggatttatatagcacaaacatattttgcaacgctgtacattaaataggggttgcaaatggcagacgaatatagacagtgacacagcaggagaagaccctgtcccaaagagcttacaatctaggaggtggggggattAACAAACAATAGGGGGGAGATGACgatgaacattagattgtgagcactaCTGAGAGACGGATGGATTTTGACAAGTTCTGTGTAATGTTggccccctttaaaaaaaaataataaattgggcGAAGTGGCTGAGATGAATACTTTACAGAGTTGGGTGTTGGAATAAACTCAAGTAAACCAAAATTtcagttaacattttttattaacaaacaccacaaataattgtatttacaaCTTTCAGTATATAACTTGCAAGGACAGAAATACTGAATTAGAAACATACCTTCTAGTACAGTCATATGAAAGGTTGATGTGGTTATAAGTGCATTCACATATAGCACTGGCACCATTGGGGGGAGTtctcaagttttattttaatttagatttattttttctgaattatGTATTAAAGCTAATTGGCCATTGACCGTGCACAGTAACTACCTTTCCTAATGAAACAGTGAATAATAAACCAAATTTTACTCATTTGGTGAGTTGATTACCAAAATCTGATTATCTTTTATAATAACAAGCTCATTTTTGTGTAATGGGCATAAAAAGTCTATATAGATAAATCCAGTCGGATGGCTATTTATCACAACGATGTAAAATCAATCTGATGAACCAATCCGATTCTTACTTGGGTCATTGGAACACCTCATTTGGTGTtaatttttagtgtatttaagCATGAGGTTCTTTTAGTCAAAATTACCGATTAAGAAACTAACCCCCAATCTGGCTCAGTGCTGCAGTTCCTGAGACAAAAGACAGCATTTGACAAAGTTTCTGAAACAAGGAATGTCTGTGCTGCCCAATAAAACCACAATTGTTGGTAATGTTTCCAAATATCACTGGACACTTGTAGACAATGtgatttgcaaaatatatttctagGGTAAATCAAAAGCTACCCTTGCAATGGGGTTGCTTGTGATCTGCAAAACTCTACAACTCTCCACTGCAAGGGCAACTTCTGATTTTAACCCTAGCATGAAATTCATTCTGTATAGAGATGCCGTTGATGAATTTGATGGCTGCCCAGTTCTTATGCTGATCCCATGGCTTTGATACATTCCCAGGAGCTGACCTGAAATAATTATGCAGAGCAGGAGTTTGGATGTTGTTCCTTCTAATTTGTTTGGGGTCAGTGACACAGAAAGCATTGAAGCCAATGCCAGACAGGGaaccagtaattttttttttttggagattaaCAATGGCACCCTGTATATGTCTCATAAAACATATCACCTTTAAATGATACTATGTTATGAGATGAATATGATGAAACAACTATCATAACTGGTGGACCCTCATTTGTTTTAGACCTACAACTTCTACCATGATGTATTTTAGTTCATAAGCAACTGAGATCCTATAAACGGCACCAAACTTCTAAAAGGATGCATCGCTATTATCTTTAGCATCTGAATCTACTTCTGATCCCTCCCGTCGTATATTCCTTTACAATGCTGTACATAGGCCAGATGCTAAACCTTCTTATCTACAAGGTCTCGACTAACAAAATCTAGCACAATTTCACTACCCCACTGTTCCATGTACACAACTGGTTACCTTGCTACAATTTTTGTATTAGCTTTCTCCTACAAACACATTCAAAACTGCAGAATAAATAAAGGACCAGACAATATCATGGTGTATGTACATATACACAGGTCTTGCGCACATAATGCGGGCATTACAAGCACGCAAAGATTTGGCACGCTTGTTGTTTATACAAATTTGCCAATGCCTAATGCTGAGCTCCAGGTaattataaaagacacaaatttcTGCAGcactgtattcattaatacattttgaaatttgtttttcttttttaatgtaatgcaagCACAGCTTCTTGCAGTCTTCTCTATTGCAGTGCTCAGAGTAGGGAAAGGAGAgacagcacaaggagccaaacAACTGGTAAGGCACAGGGAATAATAAGGTATCCTGCCTTTAAGAGAGGACTGTGCTTTGTGTCATAGGCGTGTATACCATTACTGGAGGGAcacaaatacaaattctttgtatggattttacctgtgtatttagtttttgcctggagttcagtgtACAATGACTAATGCATTAATATGTAGCTATTGTTAATACACAAAAGAGAAGCCACCTTGGGTGCCCAATTAATATTTTTCTACCTTACAGCCTATGATTTTGCTTATGCTTCATATAGTTAAAGCACCTAGGCATAGTGGAGGACTAACAAAAGCTGTAGACTCAACAGGATTACTCCGTATGGCATTGCAAAGAGCAATGGTGATGTGTAAGATGCAGTAACTAGATACTAATTTACTGCAGTTAGATTGGTGAAGAGATGATTCTCCAATTCTTCAAACCAATTTGCAGAATAAGGTAGATGGTATCATGATGGTTCCCTTTTTAGTGTAGGGGATGGTTGGGTTTTAAATGCAGATGAATTATAGACAGATCATTTGGCACAGAGATGAGAAAATGTAACAAGTTTATTTTGAACCAATCAACAGTCCATAGGGCCTGCCTAAAACAAaggtatgaaaaaaaagtataaataaggCATTTAAATTGGACAGTCAATAAAAATCCTTGAATATGGAATATGTACACCAACAACAGTCTGCGTTTAGAAGTCCTTGGCCAACAGGCACTGTTAGCTTGAGTGGAAACTGGAGGATTCTGACTCGGTGGAGACTGAGGAAAGTCCTGCACGCTTTTTGGACAAGATTTTCAGGCTTGATCCTCTGCTGACAGAGGTTAGGGCGTTCTGAGCTGAAGTCTTGAATTTAGCCCCGAGGAAAGCATACAAGATTGGGTTGAGGCAACAGTGGAAAAAGGCAAGGGCTTCGGTGATAGAAATCCACTTGTGCATAGTATTATCCGTTTGGCAGTCAAGTCTCACAAGTCCAAGCACACCGAAGGTGTCTATGGTGAGGCAAATGTAGTATGGGAGCCAACAGGCAAAGAAAGCCACGATGAGAATGACGGTGGTCTTCAAGGCTTTGCGTTTTTGGTGGCCTTTTGAGTGTGACAGTTTTGAAATTATGACACAGTAGCAAATGAGGATGATAATTCCTGGCAAAAGAAGACCGACCATGATGTGGAGGAAACGGAATCCAATTGTCCAGTTCTGGCGGTTCTCTTGAGGCTAGATACGATCACACACGTAGTATCCTTCCACATCGGTGACACTTGCAAAGATTAGATCAGGAACAGTCAACAGAATAGCTGGAAGCCAAACTCCGGCATACACAATCTTTTCAGCCAACAGTTTTCTGGAGCCTTGGCTGTTCGTGGCATGAACAATTGCCAAGTACCGATCTAGACTGATGAAGGCCAAGATCAAAACGCTGCTGTAGAGGTTGACGGTGTAGATGACATGGACAGCTTTGCACAAAAAATCTTTGAAGTACCAACCAATGGCGGCATCCACAGACCAGAATGGAAGGGTGAACACAAAGAGCAAGTCAGCCACGGAGAGGTGCAGTCTGTACTTGTCAGTCATAGTTCTTGACTTTTTTTGATAACCCATAACCAACACCACCAATCCATTGCCGATAATTCCCAGAAGGAAAATGAAAGAGTAGACGGTCGGCAGAAAGATTCGATTGAAGTCCTTGTTCTCGTCATTGGTACAAAGACCCTGGAAGTCGAAATAATCATCCGAACCATTGATGTCAGAGGAATTGTCTTCCATGAAGTTGATATCGATTGCTCCAGAAAACTGCAAAGAAGAAAAGTATAATATAAGATTGAGGTTCAGGAGTCATTGATATGCAATATACATCGCCAATctgttttacaattaaaaataataatttattggtaTCTGAACCTACTATGAGGACAAAGAAGAGAACCCTGTACTATTATAAATCTTGGATTATCAACAAATTGCCTGTTTTGAGTTACATACCATCTGGAATAGGGTTGTGCCCAGATGTGACTACCGAACGTCAACACCCACAATATAGCTTTTGTCATTGTCAAATGGAGAATGGCTGTGTGGTATAAAGAAGCAAAAGGCACACAGAGCTGCCAGTTGACACATTTTGTCTGTAAAATCCTAAATGCAAACAAGTTGCTATTTAACCTGCAGCTGTCAGATGATGACTGATAGACAACTTGGCACACACTCTACTGTATACCAAGTGTTGACAACTTAAATGGATGCAGTTAAGCAACCATTACACTAAAATCACACAAAGGACCGCACAAAATTAAAAGCAGCAGAAGGATTTTGAAAACCGGGTTGTCATCCCTGTTAAGGACGGTTTACTTTCAGCCGAAGTAGCTAGTTTAAAGGAAAcataaaatctattatttttaagCTACAATTGAACGGTTTGTGGGTTTATCCTATTACATGAAAGGTATATCAAGGATCGTTTCTTTTTTATAAACCACCAAAATGAAATCTAAGAATTGGCTAATAGTAATGAGCAAATAAAACACCAGGGCTGATAACTGaaccaaaaatgtaacaatttggCTCAAGCTGGGCACATGAACTAATTTTTGAATAAaactattttcaataaaattgattttttggtAGCAAAAATTGTCACAAACATAAACAAAGCAGCTACAAATAAATTCTATAACAGGTGCAATAAAGACCTGGCACTATAATAGGAGTCTATTAAAGGCTTGGCGCCCTCTAGCAGCAAGCACCGAGCTGAACAGCTTTGCACAATTCTTCCTGCTGTAACACGCTTGTGTTACTCACCAATAATCTCTGTAAGGGTAAAACTAGAAAAAGGAAACAGATTTCATAAAACCAACGGCTTTTTGGGCAGGGACAAAAATAAGAAATGGTCAAACAAGATCTTGAAATTGGCGCCAAGTGTGCAAGACAGCAAATTTAGAAGGGTGAGAAAACTGCACAAGCAGGGAATGCTACAGGAAAAATTAGGATTATGCATGCTGTATATACATTAACCATACATTGATACCATTTGCAAAGGTAGAACTACAGATTTCAGCATGACAATTGTTGATTCACAAGACCTGGTGATCAACAAGCTGCCTATATTGTCCACAAACATTTGTGAAAGGTGCAATTAGAAATATTAGGTGCTTTCCAATATGCAAATTGTGTTTTTGGAAAAGATATATGAaatctaaactatttttttttttttacagaaaacaccAACCACAAGTTTGCAATTACTCCGAAGTCATCTTTCACTTTTTTGAAGATTCCAAATTGATTGACTGAGATCTGATTGGTAGTTTTGGGTTACAGACCATCATCATTGTGAAATCTGATCACCTTACCCTATGTCTGTTTAGCTGGGTAGAACTAAGATGATCAGCACAGCCTCCCCTTCCccaatatttactaaataattaCTAGTATTTGTATGAATGTTGCAAACTATGAGGATACAGTGATACACCTTTAGATTGTTATTTTCCAATATGCTAATTGTTAGGATTTTATTGTTAGCTATGTGTACCTTCTAATATTACTGTATTCCCTGCCCTATCCTCACTTTGTGCATTCTGATATTTCATCCAAACACAAGCTGGAAGGAAGCCCAGCCAGGAAACATGCAGAAGTAATAGCATAGCAATTATTGACCCTTAGGTCATGGATTGTGCCAAGAAGTATCCTCTGTACCTGCACGACACACAATGGAAGAACCATTGTCTACCCATCAGATATTCCTACACGATGAATGTACCAGCAGGGAGTACACCTATTGTAAAGGCACACTGACACCATTCATTGTGCACTACAAGGCTCATCATTCACTGCCACAACTGTCAGGGCATGATAAGACTTGTAGTTCTACATCAAATGGGTAACATCTGCTTTAAGGATATCATCCAACCACAGAGCCACTACT
The Pyxicephalus adspersus chromosome 7, UCB_Pads_2.0, whole genome shotgun sequence genome window above contains:
- the CXCR4 gene encoding LOW QUALITY PROTEIN: C-X-C chemokine receptor type 4 (The sequence of the model RefSeq protein was modified relative to this genomic sequence to represent the inferred CDS: substituted 1 base at 1 genomic stop codon) — translated: MDQFSGAIDINFMEDNSSDINGSDDYFDFQGLCTNDENKDFNRIFLPTVYSFIFLLGIIGNGLVVLVMGYQKKSRTMTDKYRLHLSVADLLFVFTLPFWSVDAAIGWYFKDFLCKAVHVIYTVNLYSSVLILAFISLDRYLAIVHATNSQGSRKLLAEKIVYAGVWLPAILLTVPDLIFASVTDVEGYYVCDRIXPQENRQNWTIGFRFLHIMVGLLLPGIIILICYCVIISKLSHSKGHQKRKALKTTVILIVAFFACWLPYYICLTIDTFGVLGLVRLDCQTDNTMHKWISITEALAFFHCCLNPILYAFLGAKFKTSAQNALTSVSRGSSLKILSKKRAGLSSVSTESESSSFHSS